A single region of the Musa acuminata AAA Group cultivar baxijiao chromosome BXJ1-11, Cavendish_Baxijiao_AAA, whole genome shotgun sequence genome encodes:
- the LOC135597129 gene encoding alanine aminotransferase 2, producing the protein MRRFATERAKRLLFGSLLASRSPPSAFLCSSPPAAAAMDPAAGVVTVDTINPKVLKCEYAVRGEIVSHAQRLQQELQDKPGSHPFDEILYCNIGNPQSLGQQPVTFFREVLALCDHPSLLDKSETHALFSADAIARAWQILDVIPGRATGAYSHSQGIKGLRDAIAAGIADRDGFPANPDDIFLTDGASPAVHMMMQLLIRSEKDGILCPIPQYPLYSASIALHGGSLVPYYLDESTGWGLEISELKKQLEDARSKGITVRALVVINPGNPTGQVLAEENQREIVNFCKNEGLVLLADEVYQENIYVDDKKFNSFKKITRSMGYSDDEIPLVSFQSVSKGYYGECGKRGGYMEVTGFNAGVREQIYKVASVNLCSNISGQILASLVMNPPKVGDESYESFNAEKNGILSSLARRAKALEDAFNSLEGVSCNKAEGAMYLFPRLRLPQKAIAAAKAVNAAPDAFYARRLLDATGIVVVPGSGFGQVPGTWHVRCTILPQEDKIPAIISRLKAFHEAFMEEFRG; encoded by the exons ATGCGTCGATTTGCCACTGAGAGAGCGAAAAGGCTGCTCTTTGGTTCGCTCCTCGCCTCGCGGTCTCCGCCTTCTGCTTTCCTCTGTTCTTcaccccccgccgccgccgccatggaTCCCGCTGCTGGTGTTGTCACTGTCGACACGATCAACCCAAAG GTTTTAAAATGTGAGTATGCTGTTCGTGGTGAGATTGTTAGCCATGCGCAG CGCTTACAACAGGAGCTGCAAGACAAACCAGGGTCCCATCCCTTCGATGAG ATACTGTACTGCAATATTGGGAATCCTCAGTCTCTTGGTCAGCAGCCTGTTACCTTTTTCCGTGAG GTTCTTGCGCTGTGTGACCATCCATCTCTTTTGGACAAAAGTGAAACTCACGCCTTGTTCAG tgCTGATGCAATAGCAAGAGCATGGCAGATTTTAGATGTGATTCCTGGTAGGGCTACAGGAGCATATAGCCATAGTCAG GGTATCAAAGGTTTACGAGATGCAATTGCTGCTGGAATTGCTGATCGGGATGGTTTTCCTGCCAATCCAGATGATATTTTCCTAACAGATGGAGCAAGTCCTGCG GTGCACATGATGATGCAGTTGTTAATAAGATCTGAGAAAGACGGCATTTTGTGCCCCATTCCTCAGTACCCTTTGTATTCTGCTTCCATTGCCCTTCATGGTGGCTCTCTT GTTCCGTATTACCTTGATGAATCAACAGGATGGGGATTGGAGATTTCAGAGCTTAAGAAACAACTGGAAGATGCTCGATCCAAGGGGATCACAGTGAGGGCATTAGTCGTGATAAATCCAGGCAATCCCACCGGACAG GTTCTTGCAGAGGAAAACCAAAGGGAGATAGTCAACTTTTGCAAGAATGAAGGGCTGGTCCTTCTGGCAGATGAG GTATATCAAGAAAATATATATGTCGATGATAAGAAATTCAACTCTTTCAAGAAGATCACAAGATCCATGGGATATAGCGATGATGAGATCCCTTTGGTATCATTTCAATCTGTTTCTAAAG GTTACTATGGAGAATGCGGAAAAAGGGGCGGGTACATGGAGGTCACTGGCTTTAATGCCGGAGTGAGAGAACAAATCTACAAGGTGGCATCCGTAAACCTTTGCTCCAACATCTCCGGCCAAATCCTTGCCAGTCTTGTTATGAATCCACCAAAG GTCGGAGACGAATCATATGAATCTTTCAATGCGGAGAAAAATGGGATTCTTTCGTCTCTAGCTAGACGTGCCAAG GCATTGGAAGATGCATTCAACAGCTTAGAGGGCGTGAGCTGCAACAAAGCAGAGGGCGCAATGTATCTCTTTCCTCGCCTGCGCCTACCGCAGAAGGCTATCGCAGCTGCCAAAGCAGTTAATGCAGCACCAGATGCATTCTACGCTCGACGTCTTCTCGAcgccaccggcatcgtcgtcgttCCTGGATCCGGCTTTGGGCAG gttccTGGAACATGGCATGTCAGATGCACGATCCTGCCGCAGGAGGACAAAATCCCCGCCATCATATCCCGGCTCAAGGCGTTCCATGAAGCTTTCATGGAAGAGTTCCGTGGCTAA
- the LOC103970770 gene encoding RING-H2 finger protein ATL3-like: MSGTEQSTGGVGRLSPMTTTGIMVAAVVAFFVLFVLAFFLYLRAKCYWGAIPVSAGTRLASFAATRPGGLDAAAVAALPSVVVSAGALKESLECAVCICELSEGDAARLLPKCGHAFHLECIDMWFCSHSTCPLCRTSAELVKPESAVPGAESVPGDSHSVEP, encoded by the coding sequence ATGTCCGGAACAGAGCAGTCGACGGGAGGCGTTGGACGGTTGTCCCCGATGACGACCACCGGGATCATGGTCGCAGCGGTGGTCGCCTTCTTCGTGCTCTTTGTCCTCGCCTTCTTCCTGTACCTCCGCGCCAAGTGCTACTGGGGCGCCATCCCCGTCTCCGCTGGCACCCGCTTGGCCTCCTTCGCCGCCACGCGGCCGGGTGGCCTCGACGCTGCTGCCGTCGCGGCGCTTCCTTCGGTGGTGGTCTCCGCTGGGGCCTTGAAGGAGAGCCTGGAGTGCGCGGTCTGCATCTGCGAGCTGTCAGAGGGCGACGCCGCACGGTTGCTGCCCAAGTGCGGCCACGCCTTCCATCTCGAGTGCATCGACATGTGGTTCTGCTCCCACTCCACCTGCCCGCTCTGCCGGACCTCGGCGGAGCTCGTGAAGCCCGAGAGTGCTGTTCCCGGCGCTGAATCGGTTCCCGGCGATAGTCACTCCGTCGAACCGTAG
- the LOC135597130 gene encoding RING-H2 finger protein ATL3-like — protein MSDTVQSTAVVGGLSLATTTGFMVAAVLVIFILLIFVFVLYLNAKRWNGANPVSGRGRARLVFVAEPAAGPQQRGLDAAVIEALPSVSFRPEDFEEAVECAVCLCKLAEGEATRLLPKCNHAFHRECIDMWFYSHSTCPLCRSPVVLHEPETADNSTAAIASDARAGGSSSHSPANLSRASVGGSGSASVSSASRLEGALAIEITRGEVDGFQAPSRLPEEDLRSPTAAALRSLRRLLSCGSRMAGDVEQGCLPVPKPPPSS, from the coding sequence ATGTCCGATACGGTGCAGTCGACGGCCGTCGTCGGTGGGCTGTCGCTGGCGACGACCACCGGGTTCATGGTCGCAGCAGTGCTCGTCATCTTCATACTCTTGATCTTTGTGTTCGTTCTGTACCTCAACGCCAAGCGGTGGAACGGCGCCAACCCAGTCTCCGGCCGCGGCCGCGCCCGCCTGGTCTTCGTCGCGGAGCCTGCCGCCGGCCCGCAGCAACGCGGCCTCGATGCGGCCGTCATCGAGGCGCTCCCGTCGGTGTCGTTCCGACCCGAGGACTTCGAGGAGGCCGTGGAGTGCGCCGTCTGCCTCTGCAAGCTGGCGGAAGGCGAGGCCACGCGCCTGCTGCCCAAATGCAACCATGCCTTCCACCGGGAGTGCATCGACATGTGGTTCTACTCCCACTCCACCTGTCCGCTCTGCCGGAGCCCGGTCGTGCTCCACGAGCCCGAGACCGCTGATAACAGCACCGCAGCCATTGCTTCCGATGCGCGTGCGGGGGGGTCATCGTCTCACTCCCCGGCGAATTTGTCTCGGGCCAGTGTTGGAGGCTCGGGCTCTGCTTCAGTCTCTTCTGCAAGCAGGTTGGAGGGGGCATTGGCGATAGAGATAACAAGGGGAGAAGTGGATGGGTTCCAAGCTCCGAGTAGGCTCCCTGAGGAAGACCTCAGGTCGCCGACGGCAGCAGCGTTGAGATCGCTGCGAAGGCTTCTGAGCTGCGGAAGCAGGATGGCTGGTGATGTCGAGCAGGGATGTCTTCCGGTCCCCAAGCCGCCGCCGAGTTCATGA
- the LOC135597132 gene encoding uncharacterized protein LOC135597132: MEPNPKPNHGISAYYQTRAEHHAIISGDWLSQAQAAAAAGHPPEGPPASAAASKPFSVIDEFNHWRRKPDLAEAVAAIMALVAGIRSSDATTMMELEIELKKASDALKSWDTTSISLSAGCDLFMRYVTRTSALEYDDFHAAKLRLIERGEKFGEISLKARRTIAMLGQDFIFDGCTILVHGFSRVVLEVLKLAASNRKLFRVFCTEGRPDKTGLRLSKELATLGIPVKLLIDSAVAYAMDEVDMVLVGADGVVESGGIINMMGTYQTALVAHSMNKPVYVAAESYKFARLYPLDQKDLEPALRPIEFGVPIPAGVEIEKSARDYTPPQYLTLLFTDLGVLTPSVVSDELIQLYL, translated from the exons ATGGAGCCTAACCCTAAACCTAATCACGGGATCTCCGCCTACTACCAGACGCGGGCGGAGCACCACGCCATCATCAGCGGCGACTGGCTGTCACAGGCCCAGGCTGCGGCCGCCGCTGGTCACCCTCCCGAGGGACCGCCTGCCTCGGCCGCCGCCTCGAAGCCCTTCAGCGTCATCGATGAGTTCAACCACTGGCGTAGGAAGCCCGACCTCGCCGAGGCCGTCGCCGCCATCATGGCCCTCGTCGCCGGTATCCGCTCCAGCGACGCGACCACCATGATGGAGCTCGAGATTGAACTTAAGAAGGCGTCAGACGCGCTTAAG TCGTGGGACACAACTTCTATATCATTATCAGCTGGTTGTGATCTGTTCATGCGGTACGTAACCCGAACTTCCGCTCTTGAATATGATGACTTTCATGCTGCAAAGCTTCGGTTGATTGAGCGAGGGGAGAAATTTGGAGAGATTTCCTTGAAG GCACGCCGGACGATTGCAATGCTTGGTCAAGATTTTATATTTGATGGTTGCACAATTTTAGTTCATGGCTTTTCAAGAGTAGTCTTGGAAGTTCTGAAGCTGGCAGCATCAAATAGAAAACTCTTCAGAGTCTTTTGCACAG AGGGAAGGCCGGATAAAACAGGATTAAGGTTATCGAAAGAACTTGCAACACTAGGAATTCCTGTTAAGCTTCTAATTGATTCAGCGGTGGCCTATGCAATGGATGAGGTTGACATGGTACTTGTTGGGGCTGATGGAGTTGTTGAAAGTGGTGGCATTATCAACATGATGGGAACATATCAAACTGCATTAGTTGCTCACAGCATGAACAAACCTGTTTATGTGGCTGCTGAAAGTTACAAG TTTGCGCGGTTATATCCCTTGGATCAGAAGGACCTAGAACCTGCTCTGCGCCCGATAGAATTTGGTGTTCCCATCCCAGCAGGTGTTGAGATCGAAAAATCCGCAAGGGATTACACCCCACCTCAGTACCTTACGCTGCTTTTCACTGACCTCGGAGTTCTGACACCGTCTGTCGTGAGCGATGAACTTATTCAACTATACCTCTGA